Within Desulfolithobacter dissulfuricans, the genomic segment CGACGATCCGGTCCATCTCCCTTTCATTCAGCTCGCCGGTCCGGATGAGATTGCCCATCATCCGCTCCTCGGGCATCCGTTTCATTTTCACCCCGTACTCCACCACCTCGCCGGGACCATCCAGAGCAAAAGTATCCCTTTCCCAGGTCACGGTGACCAGGCCCAGATAGATATCGGGACAGAGACGGCGATTGAGGACCAGCTCCTGCTCGCAGCAGTACCTCCTCTTGTCCAGGGAGGAAAAATCAAGAAAACCAAAGTCCACCGGTTTTTTGAACTTATAGACAAAGTCGCCGGCCAGCACAACAAAGGAGATATGGGTCTGAATCAGCTCGATACCATCGACCTCATGGTCATAGATTTCGGACTGCTGCAGAGCCTGGATAAACGGGGGCAGGGTTTGCTTGCTCATGACTGATGATTGGCTCGGGTTCAAGGGAATGGTTGTCGACCAGGCAACAGGCCTGGCTCAGGACCGGCATCTTACCAGATCGGGCGGGCAGCGTAAATGGTTTACCTGGACCACCGGTCATGGTACATTTTCGTCATGCATGAAAATATCATCCGCACCATTCTCCGGGAAGTGGCCGCTGGCACCAGGGACCCTGAATCCGCCCTTGACCGGCTGCGCCACCTGCCGGTAGAGACCCTGCCCTCAGCCCGGATAGACACCCATCGCAGCCTGCGCACCGGTATCCCCGAAGCGGTCTTTGGCCAGGACAAAACCGTGGACCAGCTGGTCGAGATCCTCGGCGCCATGCTTGCCCGGGAGCAGGTGGTTCTCGCCACCCGGGTAAGCCCGGACAAGGCAGCGGCCGTCCAGGCCCGGTTGCCGCAGCTCAACTACCACGCTCCGGCCCGGATGCTGACCGGCAACAAAGAGCATATTCCCCGGGCCAGGACCAGGGGCGAGGTGGTGATCGTCACCGCCGGCACCTCGGATCTCCCGGTGGCCGAAGAGGCCAGGATATCGCTGGAATATTTCGGCCACCGGGTCCACACCCTCTTTGACACCGGTGTCGCCGGACTCCATCGCATCCTCGCTCACACGCAACGACTCGCCTCGGCCTCGGTGATCATCGTGGTGGCCGGCATGGAGGGCGCCCTGCCCACGGTGGTGGCCGGCATGGTGAGCGCGCCGGTCATCGGCGTGCCCAGTTCCATAGGCTACGGCACCGGAGCCGGAGGGTTCTCCGCCCTGCTCGGCATGCTCAACAGCTGCGCCCCTGGCCTGGCGGTGGTCAATATCGATAATGGCTTCGGTGCCGCCTGCATGGCCGCTGCCATCAATCATCGCAAAGAAAATAACACCCCTGCCCCGGAGGAACCCTGACAGGAGTAAGCCCACAGGCCAGTGAACGTACACGCTGAACGACCGGAGCTTCGCCCATGGCTCTGCGGGACCACAGCCAAGAGCAGCATTCGAGCGCCGCAACATTCTCCGTCTAGCCCCCCTGCCACCAATACAGCCTGGTAGTTTTCGTCCATGTTCACCCTCAATGAGCACGAACAGGAGCACGTTATTTCATGGCAAAGGTACGCTGCGCTCACCCGGTCCCGGGGGCAGGATTTGCCGACAAAAAATAAATCATGAAAAAATACCGACCTGCCATTGCAGGAAACCGGTTGCCGACGTATAATCGGATGTTTTTTCCACAACATATTACCGCAACCGCTGCGGGACCGGGGGCCCTCCCAGAAAAAACAACACCAAGTGGCCCCTGCAAACCTAGACTTGTAGCATACGGACAACCCCATGAACACGACCTTGAAACTCAAAATCGGCCTGCTCGTTTCGCTGATCCTTTTTTCCATCATAGTCCTGGTGCCTTCCTTCTATCCCAGCACCCCGGACTGGTGGAAAAAGTACCTGGCGCCCACCGGTCTCAAGCTCGGCCTTGACCTGCAGGGCGGCATGCACCTGGTCCTGCGGGTGGACCTGGAGAAAGCCCTGGAAAACTCCCTTGACCTGGCGGCATCGGATCTCAAGGAAGGACTGGCGGAAAAGGGCATCACCGCCGTACGGATGGATTCCGGAGATCCACACAAGGTCGTCTTCACCCTGCCCAACACCGGCGCCGTGGATACGGTCCGCAAGATCATCGAGGAGGATTTTCCCAACCTCGATGTCCAGGTGGCGGCCGAAGAGGGCTCCTTTCCCCGCA encodes:
- the larB gene encoding nickel pincer cofactor biosynthesis protein LarB produces the protein MHENIIRTILREVAAGTRDPESALDRLRHLPVETLPSARIDTHRSLRTGIPEAVFGQDKTVDQLVEILGAMLAREQVVLATRVSPDKAAAVQARLPQLNYHAPARMLTGNKEHIPRARTRGEVVIVTAGTSDLPVAEEARISLEYFGHRVHTLFDTGVAGLHRILAHTQRLASASVIIVVAGMEGALPTVVAGMVSAPVIGVPSSIGYGTGAGGFSALLGMLNSCAPGLAVVNIDNGFGAACMAAAINHRKENNTPAPEEP